A genomic region of Cannabis sativa cultivar Pink pepper isolate KNU-18-1 chromosome 1, ASM2916894v1, whole genome shotgun sequence contains the following coding sequences:
- the LOC115705318 gene encoding probable 2-oxoglutarate-dependent dioxygenase AOP1: MIMEREIPVIFFDKETLKQGTDSWKWACKQVRLGFEEQGCLEVVFDKVAAQVHNSVFDATKDLFKLPVETLSRKTSDRLSVPYISNWSHNPLYESLGIDHSSTPQGVEKFTNIMWPQGNDPFRESVVSFSKLMTELFETVTRMLFESYGVERLHESVMKSTFHRLKLSKYRSPKEKETNLGLQPHTDKTFINIVHQHQVEGLQIKSNKDGHWLLDAKPSPNSFVVFAGDILRAWSNDRILPSEHRVIMKEGNKDRYVIALFTYIDGIIEVPEEMVDNDKYPLQYKPIDHMTFLQSYFEDQELQKAPCPIKFFFGL; encoded by the exons atgattATGGAGAGAGAGATCCCTGTGATATTTTTTGACAAGGAAACCCTAAAGCAAGGAACAGATTCATGGAAGTGGGCGTGTAAACAAGTCCGGTTGGGTTTCGAAGAGCAGGGGTGTTTGGAAGTTGTTTTTGACAAAGTTGCTGCCCAAGTCCACAACTCAGTTTTCGATGCGACTAAGGATTTGTTCAAACTTCCAGTTGAAACTCTTTCGAGGAAAACTAGTGACAGACTCAGCGTACCCTATATTTCCAACTGGTCCCATAACCCTCTCTATGAGTCTTTGGGGATTGACCATTCCTCAACCCCTCAAGGAGTTGAAAAATTCACTAACATTATGTGGCCACAAGGAAATGACCCTTTTCG tgAAAGTGTTGTTTCGTTCTCGAAGCTGATGACAGAATTGTTTGAAACGGTAACAAGAATGTTGTTCGAGAGCTATGGAGTAGAGAGATTGCACGAGAGTGTAATGAAGTCAACATTTCATCGTTTGAAATTATCAAAGTACAGATCTCCAAAGGAGAAGGAAACCAATTTGGGGTTACAACCCCATACGGACAAGACCTTCATAAATATTGTGCACCAGCATCAAGTTGAAGGTTTACAAATCAAATCCAACAAGGATGGTCACTGGCTTCTCGATGCTAAACCATCTCCTAATTCTTTTGTGGTCTTCGCAGGCGACATTTTAAGG GCATGGAGTAATGATAGGATACTTCCTAGTGAACATCGAGTGATTATGAAAGAAGGGAATAAAGATAGATATGTAATTGCACTGTTCACATACATAGATGGAATTATTGAAGTTCCTGAAGAGATGGTAGATAATGACAAGTACCCTTTACAGTATAAGCCAATTGATCACATGACCTTTCTACAGAGTTATTTTGAAGACCAAGAACTGCAAAAAGCTCCATGTCCTATTAAATTCTTTTTTGgtctttaa
- the LOC115705311 gene encoding probable 2-oxoglutarate-dependent dioxygenase AOP1, whose amino-acid sequence MAIETAFRLPIIDFSVGEVLKPGTPEWNTVRTQVRQALEEFGCFEAQCDKIPIYIRKGLFDALEELFQLPLQTKQRNVSKMPFHGYIGQSHALPLYESMGFDEANILTKLETLTTLLWPNNGNPTFCETIHSYSEQLSELDGMIRRMILESLGVEKYLEEHMDSTYYLLRLMKYKGPLGPADHDETSKRQLGLKAHKDKNMVTILYQNQIEGLEVQTKNEDWVSIKPSSSDSFIVMIGESLHAWANGGVHAPNHRVMMRGKEERYSVALFSMPKAGYIVKAPEELVDEDHPLLFKPFDLAQFLHFYHYQPPKKPSSDLSYYCGL is encoded by the exons atggcGATCGAAACCGCTTTTAGGCTTCCTATTATTGATTTTTCAGTTGGAGAGGTACTGAAACCGGGTACACCCGAGTGGAACACCGTAAGGACCCAAGTCCGCCAAGCACTGGAAGAATTCGGTTGTTTCGAGGCACAGTGTGATAAAATTCCAATATACATTCGAAAGGGCTTATTTGATGCACTAGAAGAGCTTTTCCAACTTCCTTTACAAACCAAACAACGAAACGTTTCAAAGATGCCGTTTCATGGCTATATTGGCCAATCTCATGCTTTGCCTTTGTACGAGAGCATGGGATTCGATGAGGCCAATATCCTTACAAAACTTGAAACTTTGACTACTCTTTTGTGGCCCAATAATGGAAACCCAACTTTTTG TGAAACTATTCATTCTTATTCTGAACAATTATCTGAGTTGGATGGAATGATAAGAAGGATGATTTTAGAGAGTTTGGGAGTTGAGAAATACTTGGAAGAACACATGGACTCAACGTACTACCTCCTTCGATTGATGAAATATAAGGGCCCATTAGGCCCAGCTGATCATGATGAAACCAGCAAGCGGCAGCTGGGCTTGAAAGCCCACAAAGATAAAAACATGGTTACCATTTTGTATCAGAACCAAATTGAAGGGTTAGAGGTTCAAACTAAAAATGAAGATTGGGTTTCCATCAAACCCTCTTCTTCAGACTCTTTCATCGTTATGATTGGAGAATCCCTCCAC gCTTGGGCTAATGGTGGAGTACATGCCCCAAATCATAGAGTAATGATGAGAGGAAAGGAGGAAAGGTATTCGGTGGCATTGTTTTCGATGCCAAAAGCAGGTTACATAGTCAAAGCCCCAGAAGAGCTTGTGGATGAAGACCATCCTTTGCTGTTCAAACCCTTTGACCTTGCTCAATTCCTTCACTTCTATCATTACCAGCCACCTAAAAAACCTTCATCTGATCTTAGCTACTACTGTGGCCTCTGA
- the LOC115705316 gene encoding probable 2-oxoglutarate-dependent dioxygenase AOP1 has protein sequence MASESVLRLPIIDFSVEQVLKPGTPEWNTVRTQVREALEEFGCFEAKFDKIPIDIEKALFDAIEEVFDLPLQTKQQNISKKLFHGYVGQQPVAPLYETIPINHSHIRENVEIFTTALWPDNGNPTFCETIHSYSEQLCELDGIIRRMIFESLGVEKYLEEHMDSSNYVLRLMKYKGPQTNETKLGLNAHTDKNIVTILNQNHVDGLEVQTKDGQWFSVKPSSNTTSFIVMIGDSLYAWSNGRLHSANHRVMMRGNEARYSAGLFSNPKAGYMVKAPEELVDDDHPLLFKPFDYYQFLDYYYSMAYRTGPKNLHSYCGL, from the exons ATGGCGTCGGAAAGCGTTCTTAGGCTTCCTATTATTGATTTTTCAGTTGAACAGGTACTGAAACCAGGTACACCCGAGTGGAACACCGTAAGGACCCAAGTCCGCGAAGCACTGGAAGAATTTGGTTGTTTCGAGGCAAAGTTCGATAAAATACCAATAGACATTGAAAAGGCCTTATTTGATGCAATAGAAGAGGTTTTCGATCTTCCTTTACAAACCAAACAACAAAACATTTCAAAGAAACTGTTTCATGGTTATGTGGGCCAACAACCAGTTGCCCCTTTGTATGAAACCATCCCAATTAACCATTCCCATATTCGTGAAAATGTTGAAATTTTCACTACTGCTTTATGGCCCGATAATGGAAATCCAACTTTTTG tGAAACTATTCATTCTTATTCTGAACAATTATGTGAGTTGGATGGAATCATAAGAAGGATGATTTTTGAGAGTTTGGGAGTTGAGAAATATTTGGAGGAACACATGGACTCTTCCAACTACGTTCTTCGACTGATGAAATATAAGGGGCCTCAAACCAATGAGACCAAGTTGGGTTTGAATGCTCACACAGATAAAAACATTGTCACTATTTTGAATCAGAATCATGTCGATGGATTAGAGGTCCAAACCAAAGATGGCCAATGGTTTAGTGTCAAACCCTCATCTAATACTACCTCTTTCATTGTCATGATCGGAGATTCTCTTTAC GCATGGTCAAATGGTAGATTACATTCTGCAAATCACAGAGTAATGATGAGAGGAAATGAGGCAAGGTACTCAGCTGGATTGTTTTCAAACCCAAAAGCAGGTTACATGGTGAAAGCCCCAGAAGAGCTTGTTGATGATGACCATCCTTTGTTGTTCAAACCATTTGACTATTACCAATTCCTTGACTATTATTATTCCATGGCTTATCGAACAGGCCCAAAGAATCTCCACTCCTATTGTGGCCTCTGA
- the LOC115705310 gene encoding probable 2-oxoglutarate-dependent dioxygenase AOP1 isoform X1, with product MAPEGILRLPIIDFSVEEGLKPGTPEWNTVRTQVREALEEFGCFEAKFDKIPIDIGKALLFDAIEEVFDLPLQTKQRNVSNKLFHGYVGQLPLVPLYESIPIYDSHIPENVEIFTSTLWPNNGNPTFSETIQSYSEQLSELDGMIRRMILESLGVEKYLEEHMDSSNYVLQLMKYKGPESNETKLGLSAHTDKNIVTILNQNQVEGLEIQTKDGQWFTVKPSSSTSFIVVIGNSLYAWANGRLHCATHRVMMKGNEARYSAGLFSMPKAGYMVKAPEELVDEDHPLLFKPFDYYRFLDFFYSNMATRTAAPNDLHSYCGLSISSSDPQ from the exons ATGGCGCCCGAAGGCATTCTTAGGCTTCCTATTATTGATTTTTCAGTTGAAGAGGGGCTGAAACCAGGTACACCCGAGTGGAACACCGTAAGGACCCAAGTCCGCGAAGCACTGGAAGAATTTGGTTGTTTCGAAGCAAAGTTCGATAAAATACCAATAGACATTGGAAAGGCCTTATTATTTGATGCAATAGAAGAGGTTTTCGATCTTCCTTTACAAACCAAACAACGAAACGTTTCAAATAAACTGTTTCATGGCTATGTGGGCCAACTACCACTTGTGCCTTTGTATGAAAGCATCCCAATCTACGATTCCCATATTCCTGAAAATGTTGAGATTTTCACTTCTACTTTATGGCCCAATAATGGAAATCCAACTTTTAG tgAAACTATTCAATCTTATTCTGAACAATTATCTGAGTTGGATGGAATGATAAGAAGGATGATTTTGGAGAGTTTGGGTGTTGAAAAATATTTGGAGGAACACATGGACTCTTCCAACTACGTTCTTCAATTGATGAAATATAAGGGGCCTGAAAGCAATGAGACCAAGTTGGGTTTGAGTGCTCACACAGATAAAAATATTGTCACTATTTTGAATCAGAACCAAGTTGAGGGGTTAGAGATCCAAACCAAAGATGGTCAATGGTTTACTGTCAAACCCTCATCTTCTACCTCTTTCATCGTCGTGATCGGAAATTCTCTTTAC gcATGGGCAAATGGTAGATTACACTGTGCAACTCACAGAGTAATGATGAAAGGAAATGAGGCAAGGTACTCAGCAGGATTGTTTTCGATGCCAAAAGCAGGTTACATGGTAAAAGCCCCAGAAGAGCTTGTTGATGAAGACCATCCTTTGTTGTTCAAACCCTTTGACTATTACCGATTCCTTGACTTTTTTTATTCCAATATGGCTACTCGAACAGCAGCCCCAAACGATCTTCACTCCTATTGTGGCCTCTCAATCTCATCCAGTGATCCACAATAA
- the LOC115705310 gene encoding probable 2-oxoglutarate-dependent dioxygenase AOP1 isoform X2 has protein sequence MAPEGILRLPIIDFSVEEGLKPGTPEWNTVRTQVREALEEFGCFEAKFDKIPIDIGKALLFDAIEEVFDLPLQTKQRNVSNKLFHGYVGQLPLVPLYESIPIYDSHIPENVEIFTSTLWPNNGNPTFSETIQSYSEQLSELDGMIRRMILESLGVEKYLEEHMDSSNYVLQLMKYKGPESNETKLGLSAHTDKNIVTILNQNQVEGLEIQTKDGQWFTVKPSSSTSFIVVIGNSLYITLCNSQSNDERK, from the exons ATGGCGCCCGAAGGCATTCTTAGGCTTCCTATTATTGATTTTTCAGTTGAAGAGGGGCTGAAACCAGGTACACCCGAGTGGAACACCGTAAGGACCCAAGTCCGCGAAGCACTGGAAGAATTTGGTTGTTTCGAAGCAAAGTTCGATAAAATACCAATAGACATTGGAAAGGCCTTATTATTTGATGCAATAGAAGAGGTTTTCGATCTTCCTTTACAAACCAAACAACGAAACGTTTCAAATAAACTGTTTCATGGCTATGTGGGCCAACTACCACTTGTGCCTTTGTATGAAAGCATCCCAATCTACGATTCCCATATTCCTGAAAATGTTGAGATTTTCACTTCTACTTTATGGCCCAATAATGGAAATCCAACTTTTAG tgAAACTATTCAATCTTATTCTGAACAATTATCTGAGTTGGATGGAATGATAAGAAGGATGATTTTGGAGAGTTTGGGTGTTGAAAAATATTTGGAGGAACACATGGACTCTTCCAACTACGTTCTTCAATTGATGAAATATAAGGGGCCTGAAAGCAATGAGACCAAGTTGGGTTTGAGTGCTCACACAGATAAAAATATTGTCACTATTTTGAATCAGAACCAAGTTGAGGGGTTAGAGATCCAAACCAAAGATGGTCAATGGTTTACTGTCAAACCCTCATCTTCTACCTCTTTCATCGTCGTGATCGGAAATTCTCTTTAC ATTACACTGTGCAACTCACAGAGTAATGATGAAAGGAAATGA